From Simonsiella muelleri ATCC 29453:
ACAACCGATTTATCTGTAACAGAAAATGTATTGACTCAATTTGATGCGTCCAACTACGATGCATCATTTGATGCGAATCAAACTGACGTGCACTACGCTTATTCTGATACCACCCCCGATTTGTTAGACGATAATCCAGCGTTGTGGCAACATATTTTATAAATTACCAATAAGTTGTAAATGGAGTAATGTCAGTATTTTTGGGCGCATCTGGATTAGGCGATGCTGTGCCAATCATCAATAAAGCAATGATTTTATCTTTCTCTTGGCATTCAAATTCTTGTTTCAAGATAGGCGAATTTACCCACAAACCCGATAACCAAGCACTATCAAAACCTTGCGCTTTTGCTGCTAATTGAATGGCATAAGCCGCGCAACCAGCACTTAAATGTTGTTCCCATTCAGGTTTTCCCGTTTTGGGTGTGGCGATGACAGCGATGGTTAAGGGGGCGAGATTGCCTGTATGTTCGGCTTTTTTCATGGCTTCTTCGCCCATGTTGAGCGTGGTTACGGTATCGCGCAAGATTTGGCGGAAACGCTGATTACCTGATTCGCTTTGAATAACCACAAATCGCCATGGTTTTAAATCGCCGTGGTCTGGGACTTGCGTTGCAGCTTGAAGCATTGTTTCAATTTGCAATTCATCGGGCGCAGGCGTGGTTAAATTTTTGCTGGATCGGCGTGTAGTCAATAAATCTAAAATTTCCATTATGAATATCCTAATTTTTTTGTATTATTTTGATTTTAAAATAAAAACAAGGTGGTTTAAAAAATATTTTTGGGTTTTATTTTTCAATGATGAAGTTTATTTCAGGCAGCATGAAGCGTCTTACGGTTTTGCCCAAGCGCGTAAACCATTGTTCAGGCGTTGCCAACAAGTAAAACCCATCGCCAAAATTGCCAACCACACCAACAAACTCGCCCAACCATTCAGGCTGCCTGCAAGCGCGTACCAAATCGCCAACACACTGATAAATAAAGCTCTATCACTTTTACCCATAGGTCCATCGTAACGTCTGCCATTGAATCCGTGAATTTTACCCAACAAACCAAAAATCTCCGTCAAAGCCGCCAACCAAATAAACACACCCATTTGGAATCCACTCAACACAAACGCCAATGGCAAATACAACGCCGCATCAGAAACCACATCGCCAGCTTCATTCAAATAACCGCCTAATGCCGATTCTTGCATGAATTCACGCGCCAACATTCCGTCCAACGCATTAAGCACCATTCGCACCAAAAAAGTCAATGGTAACAACCAAAACAACCACGCTGTTTTGGAAAATAACGTTAAAAATCCACCTACCAAAACAGATAATGCCATAGCGACCCATGTAATTTGATTGGCGGTAATCCCATGCGCAGCGCATTTTTGTGCCAATGGACGCAAGGCTGCCTGAAATTGCGGTTTCAATTCATATAAACTTAACATAATAAACCCTTAAAAAATAACCTAATGATAACACAAGCCCATGACATCCCCAAAAACATACCATCATGGTCATCAAATTTGCGTGTAACACGAGAGGAATTTGGTCAAAGTTTTTACCAAATAACAATTTTATTGAGTTTAATAAGGCTACCTGAAAACCAATTGACCATTTATTTTAAATAGTTAAGGACATTCAAATGAAAGCAGTCAATTGGGTGCAGATGCCGCCATGATTAGCCACTGTGGCATGGAAACATCAAAACATCAGCAATCGTATTTTTGCAATAACGAATCTTGCAATGATACAACGGTTTCGCCATCGGCTGCGTGAATGCGTGTGTAGCTGCCATCACCATGCATTTCCCACGCTTTCACGTTGTCCGCTAACGCCAATTGCAAACTTTCTTCAATCACGCGTTTTTTCAATGCCATATCTTCAATCGGCGTGGCGACTTCAATCCGCCTGAAACAGTTACGCCCCATCCAATCTGCACTGGAAATGTATACCTCTTCTGCACCATCATGATAAAAATAGTACACGCGCGAATGTTCCAGCAACCGCCCAATAATAGAACGAACTCGAATATTCTCCGACAAGCCAGCTACTTGCGGACGCAACGCACACATTCCACGCACAATCAAATCAATTTGCACACCAGCTGCCGATGCCCGATACAGCGCATCAATTAAACTCGGTTCAACCAGCGAATTCATTTTGGCGATGATTTTGGCGGGTTTCCCAGCTTGGGCATGGGCGATTTCGCGGTCAATTTTATTCAGCAACATTTTGTGTAATGTGAATGGGCTTTGATGCAATTTCTTTAATTTATTCGCTTGCCCCAACCCTGTAATTTCCATAAACAAATTATTCACATCACGCGTAATATCACGTTGCGCTGTCAACAAACCAAAATCGGTGTAAATCCGCGACGTGCCTTGATGATAATTACCCGTACCCAAATGCGCATACATTTTCAGGCTGCCTTCTTCACGGCGAATCACCAACGCCATTTTGGCGTGAACCTTGTAGCCAAACACACCATACACAACGTGCGCCCCTGCCTCTTCCAAACGCCGCGCCCATTTGACGTTATTGGCTTCATCAAATCGCGCCATCAATTCCACCACCACCGTAACCAATTTACCCGCTTGAGCGGCAATCAATAACGCCTGTGCCAGTTCCGAATGCGTCCCTGTGCGATAAATGGTCATTTTGATGGCGACCACATCGGGATCATGTGCAGCTTCCTGAATAAACCGCACCACAGGTTCAAACGATTGGTAAGGGTGATGCAGCAAGACATCTTTTTGGCGAATCACATTCAACAAGGAATCCACTTTGCGAAATTCCGTCGGATAATTTTGTTTAACCGATGGAAATTTCAATTCTGGGCGTTCTACCATATCAGGCACCGCCATCAAACGCACCAAATTCACAGGGCCATTGACGC
This genomic window contains:
- a CDS encoding nitroreductase family protein produces the protein MEILDLLTTRRSSKNLTTPAPDELQIETMLQAATQVPDHGDLKPWRFVVIQSESGNQRFRQILRDTVTTLNMGEEAMKKAEHTGNLAPLTIAVIATPKTGKPEWEQHLSAGCAAYAIQLAAKAQGFDSAWLSGLWVNSPILKQEFECQEKDKIIALLMIGTASPNPDAPKNTDITPFTTYW
- a CDS encoding CDP-alcohol phosphatidyltransferase family protein — encoded protein: MLSLYELKPQFQAALRPLAQKCAAHGITANQITWVAMALSVLVGGFLTLFSKTAWLFWLLPLTFLVRMVLNALDGMLAREFMQESALGGYLNEAGDVVSDAALYLPLAFVLSGFQMGVFIWLAALTEIFGLLGKIHGFNGRRYDGPMGKSDRALFISVLAIWYALAGSLNGWASLLVWLAILAMGFTCWQRLNNGLRAWAKP
- the ppk1 gene encoding polyphosphate kinase 1, whose amino-acid sequence is MPTSSQIFCRESSLLAFNRRVLAQAEDVNVPLLERLRFVCIVSSNLDEFFEVRMAYLKREGRNNPSTVFDSGRTPAETITQVAAEARDLIQQQYEILNQKVLPELADTGIHFYRRHNWTPQQHEWIENYFNRELLPLLTPIGLDASHPFPRLLNKSLNFVVELDGKDAFGRESSMAIVQAPRILPRVVKLPEELCGGADGFVFLSSILHEYVYKLFRGMKVKSCHQFRLTRDSDLTVEDDEFNNLTNLRTVIQSELHDRDFGVAVRLEVADNCPNEITQFLLARFDLTENELYRVNGPVNLVRLMAVPDMVERPELKFPSVKQNYPTEFRKVDSLLNVIRQKDVLLHHPYQSFEPVVRFIQEAAHDPDVVAIKMTIYRTGTHSELAQALLIAAQAGKLVTVVVELMARFDEANNVKWARRLEEAGAHVVYGVFGYKVHAKMALVIRREEGSLKMYAHLGTGNYHQGTSRIYTDFGLLTAQRDITRDVNNLFMEITGLGQANKLKKLHQSPFTLHKMLLNKIDREIAHAQAGKPAKIIAKMNSLVEPSLIDALYRASAAGVQIDLIVRGMCALRPQVAGLSENIRVRSIIGRLLEHSRVYYFYHDGAEEVYISSADWMGRNCFRRIEVATPIEDMALKKRVIEESLQLALADNVKAWEMHGDGSYTRIHAADGETVVSLQDSLLQKYDC